Proteins from a single region of Streptomyces sp. TN58:
- a CDS encoding VOC family protein, with the protein MGSVVQNVAVDCVDAYELARFWSEALGGPLHPESRPGDAETAVILPEGPQLYFNQVPEPKTVKNRIHLCLRPETSREEEVQRLLGLGATLVADRREPDGAGWAVLADPEGNEFCVLRSAAERAAMSS; encoded by the coding sequence ATGGGTTCGGTGGTGCAGAACGTGGCGGTTGACTGTGTGGATGCCTATGAGCTGGCTCGGTTCTGGAGCGAGGCCCTCGGTGGTCCGCTGCATCCGGAGAGCAGGCCGGGTGACGCGGAGACTGCGGTGATCCTGCCGGAGGGCCCGCAGCTGTACTTCAACCAGGTGCCGGAGCCGAAGACGGTCAAAAACCGGATTCACCTGTGCCTGCGCCCCGAGACGTCGCGTGAGGAGGAGGTCCAGCGACTGCTGGGCCTCGGTGCCACCCTCGTCGCCGATCGCCGGGAACCCGATGGGGCCGGCTGGGCCGTCCTTGCCGACCCTGAAGGCAATGAATTCTGCGTTCTGCGCAGCGCGGCCGAGCGCGCGGCGATGTCTTCCTGA